One region of Mucilaginibacter sp. 14171R-50 genomic DNA includes:
- a CDS encoding peroxiredoxin family protein: MKKYILAALGLMFSVHIMAQTGLKTGDTAPNFSAKDNSGKTVDLKELLKSHKSVVLFFYRGQWCPYCNRQMQHIQDSLQLLTNKKAYVIGVTPETSENITKTVAKTKAAYSIVQDKGYSIMKSYGVNYVMDEATVTKYKGYGLDMTKANGNSDNVLPVPATYVINSAGKIAFVHFDKDYSKRASVKDILAVL; the protein is encoded by the coding sequence ATGAAGAAATATATTTTAGCAGCCCTGGGGCTTATGTTCTCGGTGCATATAATGGCTCAAACCGGGTTAAAAACCGGCGATACAGCCCCCAACTTTTCAGCAAAAGATAATTCGGGTAAAACGGTTGATCTGAAAGAGCTGCTTAAGTCGCACAAGTCGGTGGTGTTGTTTTTTTACAGGGGGCAATGGTGCCCGTATTGCAACAGGCAAATGCAGCATATCCAGGATTCATTGCAACTATTAACCAATAAAAAAGCTTATGTAATTGGCGTAACGCCCGAAACATCCGAGAATATCACCAAAACCGTGGCAAAAACAAAGGCGGCGTATTCTATTGTGCAGGATAAAGGCTACAGCATTATGAAAAGCTATGGAGTAAACTATGTGATGGACGAAGCTACCGTTACTAAATATAAAGGCTACGGTTTAGATATGACCAAGGCCAACGGTAATTCTGACAACGTTTTGCCGGTACCGGCTACGTATGTGATTAACAGCGCGGGCAAAATAGCTTTCGTTCACTTTGATAAGGACTATAGCAAGCGCGCAAGCGTAAAAGATATTTTAGCTGTGCTTTAG